In Metopolophium dirhodum isolate CAU chromosome 5, ASM1992520v1, whole genome shotgun sequence, the sequence GCTCGTTACATGGCAGGCCAATGACCCCAATACACATGACATAGCGCACAACATGACAACGGACGACCCAGCGCACAATACCGAAAGTACCACGGATaagaaaaaacaatacatttccaCCGACGGTCTTCTGCGGAGAAATTTGGACGAACACACACCCGTAGTCATCCCAAAGGACAAAACACAGAACGTGATCTGGGCATACCACGATCACGTACTCGCAAACCACCCAGGCTGGAAAGAAACGTACAGGGCGGTAaaacaacggtttttttttttgaaaggaCAAAAAAAAGACATCCGACTGTACGTCAAGTCGTGTCACATATGCGCGTGTACCAAACCACTAAACACGCGCTCAGATGACCCTGAGACAACCAGAATACCCCGATACCCCTAGGAGGTGATTAGCATAGACCTCATGGTCCCCTTCCCGCGTACTAGTAGGGGAAAACAGTATATACTGGTCGCCACGGACCTGTTTAGTAGATGGACCGAGGCATACCCCTTCGGAACAGCaactacaaaaacaataaccgaAATGCTCGAACGAGAATTCTTTTCACGTTTTGGATACCCCCGTGTGTGCTTAAGCGACAACGGCCCACAGTTCGTAGCAAACGATATGCGTAAAGCGATCGAACAGTGGGGAGCCGAGGGCTGGACAACTCCGCTATATCACCTGAGGGCCAACCCAGTCAGACGCCGTAACcaggaattaaaaaaaggtcTACGCGCACTACTCGTCGACGGCAACTACAACACCTGGGACACCAAGCTAGCCCCCATACTTTTTTCGATCAGGAACAGGCGTAACGACCGGACAGGATATCCACCATCGGTACTCGTCCTCGGGAGAGAGGGCAAAAGGCCGGGGGACTGGATACTGCCACGGACAGTGGACAACCCGATCGAACAAATAAATATGGATAGGGTGAGTCACGAAAGCGATGTACTGATCGCATCACCGGTAACAGGTGGCCCGACGGACACAAAGTACAAAACAGGTGACATGGTGTACTACAAGGCGCACCACCTGTCAAACGCGCACAAAAAATTTCACGCCGGCTTCGCACCGAAATGGTGGGGACCGGTAAAGGTGTGTTTATCACAGACCAACAGCCAGCACGCAAAATACATGTGTCCTGCCTCAAACGGGCGAACACCGCATAGCCCCAAACACCCCCACCCAATCCCCCCAACAATAAACCCACATTAGCATTTAAGGTACATCATTTCAGTCGGAACAGCACCAGACCACCAAATGGAGCGACAAGCCCCGACGACACACGGCACCCTCCAACAAGCGGTGGAACTGTTAGAACGCAGCCAACAGCTGCTGAGGTCGGCCAGCCTGGAGGAGGGCACCAGCACCACCGCGGCGGCACGGGTACGTCAGGTGACTACGGCACAGCTGCAGCAGGACCCAGTACTGTGGGCCGCCTACACGCGTGGGTGGGAAGACCACACCGTCGTGTTCCAAAGGGCGACGAACGGCGAACCCACAACCGCAGTGCGGCTCAATAGGTCGCGTAGCCCCAGACGGGTGACCCGACCGGCGGCCAACACCCGACCGGCAACCATGGCACGACCAGCGGCCAACCCCCGACCGGCGCCACCACTGCCGACAACAAGGGCACCACCAC encodes:
- the LOC132945598 gene encoding uncharacterized protein LOC132945598 encodes the protein MLEREFFSRFGYPRVCLSDNGPQFVANDMRKAIEQWGAEGWTTPLYHLRANPVRRRNQELKKGLRALLVDGNYNTWDTKLAPILFSIRNRRNDRTGYPPSVLVLGREGKRPGDWILPRTVDNPIEQINMDRVSHESDVLIASPVTGGPTDTKYKTGDMVYYKAHHLSNAHKKFHAGFAPKWWGPVKVCLSQTNSQHAKYMCPASNGRTPHSPKHPHPIPPTINPH